In a single window of the Nicotiana tomentosiformis chromosome 8, ASM39032v3, whole genome shotgun sequence genome:
- the LOC138897384 gene encoding uncharacterized protein → MDPPKYVFQKPMSTGRLAKWQILLTEFDIVYVTHTAMKAQALANHLTDNLVDNEYQPLSTYFPYEEVNSVEVIPEETNAWKMFFDGAVKAKGVGIGAILISPTGQHYPVTARFQFFCTNNTVEYEACIMGMNMAVDLDVEELLIMGDSDLIIRQAQGEWETRDINLIPYRQHVKDLSKRFKSVEFRYIPQFHNELADALATLAAILPYPGNVHIDPLEIQIQERHGYCNAVEIEPDVQPWYNDIKRFLKTKEYPEQASGDQKRTIRRLAGSFFLSGEVLYKRTPELNLLRCVDAKEVEKIMNKVHSGVCGPHMNGYVLAKKILRAGYYWMTMEKDCFRFVRKFHKCQIHGDVIHAPPS, encoded by the coding sequence ATGGATCCTCCGAAGTACGTATTCCAAAAACCAATGTCTACGGGAAGattagcaaaatggcaaatcctgctcactgAGTTCGACATTGTTTATGTCACCCACACGgcgatgaaagcccaagcctTGGCCAATCATCTAACTGATAATCTAGTTGATAATGAATACCAACCCCTGAGCACTTATTTCCCATACGAGGAAGTAAATTCAGTTGAAGTAATTCCAGAGGAGACCAATGCttggaaaatgttctttgatggagctgtaaaGGCAAAAGGTGTCGGGATTGGGGCAATTTTGATTTCTCCCACCGGTCAGCACTATCCGGTCACAGCCCGGTTTCAGTTCTTCTGTACAAATAACACTGTTGAGTATGAAGCTTGCATTATGGGCATGAACATGGCAGTTGATCTGGATGTGGAAGAATTACTAATCATGGGAGATTCTGATTTGATCattcggcaagcccaaggtgaatgggaaacTCGAGACATCAACCTTATCCCATACAGGCAACATGTGAAAGATCTTAGCAAACGGTTCAAGTCCGTTGAATTCAGGTATATTCCTCAATTCCACAATGAGTTAGCTGATGCACTAGCTACCTTGGCGGCAATACTGCCATATCCGGGCAATGTCCATATTGACCCGTTAGAGATCCAAATTCAAGAAAGACATGGTTATTGCAATGCAGTTGAAATAGAACCAGATGTTCAGCCATGGTATAACGATATCAAAAGGTTTTTGAAAACAAAGGAATATCCCGAGCAGGCCAGTGGAGACCAAAAGAGAACCATTAGAAGGTTGGCCGGCAGTTTCTTCTTAAGCGGAGAAGTTTTGTACAAAAGAACCCCAGAACTGAATCTTTTGAGGTGTGTAGATGCCAAAGAAGTTGAAAAGATCATGAACaaagtgcattcgggggtatgcgggCCCCACATGAACGGATATGTACTTGCAAAGAAAATCCTGCGGGCAGGTTAttactggatgaccatggaaaaggaTTGCTTCCGTTTTGTCCGGAAGTTCCATAAATGTCAGATACACGGTGACGTGATTCATGCACCGCCTTCATAG
- the LOC117277420 gene encoding uncharacterized protein encodes MAPLKRQNKNIKKILRKMIQSSRQWHEKLPFALLGYRTTVCPSVGATPYLLIYGTEVVIPAEVEIPSLRIIDEAEIEDAEWVKTRLEQLTMIDEKRMAAVCHGQLYQQRMARAYNKKVRPRNFEVGQLVLRRILLHLEEAKGKFAPNWKGPYILRKLLPKGALYLGDIEGNDPEIAVNADVVKRKQVQSQGNLARSRCNKKEIAKGLETALQQQPKKGSLLQNYFPHLLIL; translated from the exons ATGGCGCCATTGAAGCGGCAAAACAAGAACATCAAAAAGATCCTCAggaaaatgattcaaagttctaGACAGTGGCATGAGAAGTTGCCTTTTGCATTATTAGGATATCGCACAACCGTGTGCCCATCAGTTGGGGCCACGCCTTACTTATTGATTTATGGCACTGAAGTGGTAATACCcgcagaagttgaaattccctctcttcgaatcATTGATGAAGCTGAGATCGAGGATGCTGAATGGGTCAAGACCCGGCTGGAACAAttaactatgattgatgaaaagcggatGGCCGCAGTTTgtcacgggcagttgtaccaacaaagaatggcccgcgcctacaacaagaaagtgcggcctagAAACTttgaagtggggcaactcgttctAAGGCGTATTCTCCTGCATCTTGaggaagcaaaaggaaagtttgctccaaattggaaaggtccgtaCATTTTAAGAAAACTGTTGCCGAAAGGGGCATTGTACTTGGGAGACATTGAaggaaatgaccccgaaatagctGTCAATGCGGATGtggtcaaaag AAAACAGGTGCAATCCCAaggcaaccttgcaagaagcaggtgcaacaaaAAAGAAATTGCAAAAGGGCTAGAAACAGCTTTGCAGCAACAACCCAAAAAAGGAAGTCTCCTCCAAAATTATTTCCCGCATTTACTCATTCtctga